Proteins encoded within one genomic window of Bemisia tabaci chromosome 2, PGI_BMITA_v3:
- the LOC109031824 gene encoding uncharacterized protein, with protein sequence MDIRLAVILAVSLTILGSAWADRDEEKEQNTRSGYNLRDRNRNDANNSDRSESNSRESENDRNRRTSWSHGSNRDTGSDRNRGSSYGQGSGTGWNQGSDRNNGNDRNQGSGTGWNQGSDRSNGNDRNQGSGTSWNQGSDRNNGNDRNQGSGTGWNQGVDRNNGNDRNRGNGYGQGVGSDRNNGNQGNSWGQGSNFNSGNDRNRETGSSNSFGTNQGSYGNNGNDRNRETGSSNSFGTNHGSHGTNGNRETGSSNSFGTNHGSHGTNGNRETGSSNSFGANQWNNGNSYGGHLGSSGGSNGGFSSSNSFGTNQGSYGGDRNQGNQSNKPPKDKVNFPGLNNKDVKEQLVRAYWPWIDEKFPKPVQSPVDISTVNAKKENLPDFEFENYWENRKEIVRLRNDGHTVQVTIADDVYEEDRPFISGGPLKDDYLFDGMHLHWGKTDGDGSEHTLNGRTFSTEMHIVHFKKEYGSLANAQKHYDGIAVVAFFGTAKGGDNKDLAGFINDLEQVRRCNSSTVMPVQRTFECIKRLASARAPANRYYAYPGSLTTPPYSESVIWIVFPDPFQISSRQLNEFRQLRSCENKALIRKNDRELQPFNNRPVIFAY encoded by the exons ATG GATATCCGTCTTGCCGTGATTTTGGCTGTATCATTGACGATATTAGGTTCAGCATGGGCCGACAGGGACGAAGAAAAGGAGCAAAACACAAGATCCGGTTACAACCTCCGCGATCGAAATCGCAACGACGCGAATAATTCTGATCGATCGGAAAGTAACAGTCGTGAATCGGAGAACGATCGGAATCGTAGAACCAGTTGGAGCCACGGATCGAATCGCGATACTGGAAGCGATCGGAATCGAGGATCCTCCTACGGCCAAGGATCCGGAACCGGTTGGAACCAGGGATCTGATCGCAACAACGGAAACGACCGTAATCAAGGATCTGGAACCGGTTGGAACCAGGGATCTGATCGCAGCAACGGAAACGATCGTAATCAAGGATCTGGAACCAGTTGGAACCAGGGATCTGATCGGAACAACGGAAATGATCGTAATCAAGGATCCGGAACCGGTTGGAACCAGGG GGTTGATCGTAACAACGGGAATGATCGCAATCGCGGAAACGGCTACGGCCAGGGCGTAGGATCTGATCGTAATAACGGAAATCAAGGAAACAGTTGGGGTCAAGGATCTAATTTTAATAGCGGCAACGATCGCAATCGAGAAACCGGTTCAAGCAACAGTTTTGGCACAAACCAAGGCTCTTACGGCAATAATGGTAATGATCGCAATCGTGAAACCGGTTCAAGCAATAGTTTCGGGACAAACCATGGATCCCATGGGACTAACGGTAATCGTGAAACCGGTTCAAGCAATAGTTTCGGGACAAACCATGGATCCCATGGGACTAACGGTAATCGTGAAACCGGTTCAAGTAATAGTTTCGGCGCGAATCAATGGAATAACGGTAATTCATACGGAGGGCACCTTGGTAGTAGTGGTGGCAGCAACGGTGGCTTTAGTTCAAGTAACAGTTTCGGCACCAACCAAGGGTCCTATGGTGGTGACCGGAATCAAGGGAATCAGAGCAACAAACCGCCGAAGGATAAAGTCAACTTCCCCGGACTAAACAATAAAGACGTCAAAG aaCAACTTGTGCGAGCATACTGGCCGTGGATCGATGAAAAATTCCCCAAACCAGTTCAGTCTCCTGTCGACATCAGCACCGTAAATGCCAAAAAAGAGAACCTCCCAGATTTTGAATTCGAGAACTATTGGGAGAACAGGAAGGAGATTGTGAGGCTGCGAAACGACGGACATACCg TTCAAGTCACAATCGCAGACGACGTTTATGAAGAAGATAGGCCATTCATCAGTGGCGGTCCATTAAAAGACGACTATCTCTTCGATGGAATGCACCTGCATTGGGGAAAAACTGACGGGGATGGCAGCGAACACACGCTAAACGGCAGGac TTTTTCAACTGAGATGCACATAGTCCACTTTAAGAAGGAATATGGTAGTTTGGCGAACGCACAAAAACACTATGACGGCATTGCAGTGGTGGCTTTCTTTGGCACT GCGAAAGGCGGTGATAACAAGGATCTTGCCGGATTCATAAACGATTTAGAGCAGGTGAGAAGATGCAATAGCAGCACCGTGATGCCTGTCCAGAGGACTTTCGAGTGCATCAAGAGATTGGCGTCAGCGCGAGCCCCTGCCAACCGCTACTACGCTTACCCTGGATCCCTTACAACTCCTCCATACAGCGAGAGTGTGATTTGGATAGTGTTCCCTGATCCCTTCCAAATATCCTCTAGGCAG CTGAACGAATTCCGGCAGCTCAGATCCTGTGAAAACAAAGCTTTAATTCGCAAGAATGATAGAGAACTCCAACCATTCAACAACAGACCGGTCATTTTTGCGTACTGA